The following proteins are co-located in the Tardibacter chloracetimidivorans genome:
- a CDS encoding IS5 family transposase (programmed frameshift) has product MSRSLFWLSDEAWTAIELHLPKNQPGARRVDDRRVISGIVHMLKCGGRWADCPAEYGPATTVYNRWNRWSRRGIWTRILAALTEEGWIAETGQIDSSYIKAHRSAGGAKGGPRANAIGISRGGRTTKIHALVDVLGRPLRLVLTPGNTSDVKGADLLINETAGMKRVIADRGYDANRIRTILREQGTTPVIPGRRNRKRPIQYDKRRYKDRWRVEAMFCRLKDFRRIATRYDKLARNFLSAVSLAAAVAFWL; this is encoded by the exons ATGTCGCGTTCGTTGTTCTGGCTATCGGATGAAGCGTGGACAGCAATCGAGCTCCACTTGCCCAAGAACCAGCCAGGAGCACGACGTGTTGATGACCGGCGGGTGATCTCCGGCATCGTTCACATGCTCAAGTGCGGCGGTCGCTGGGCAGATTGCCCCGCCGAATACGGGCCGGCGACGACGGTCTACAACCGATGGAACAGGTGGAGCCGGCGGGGCATCTGGACACGCATCCTGGCTGCACTGACCGAAGAAGGCTGGATCGCCGAGACCGGGCAGATCGATAGCAGCTACATCAAGGCTCACCGTAGCGCCGGTGGGGCAAAGGGGGGGC CGCGAGCCAATGCCATTGGGATCTCGCGTGGCGGCCGGACAACAAAGATCCACGCCCTTGTCGACGTCCTCGGACGGCCGCTTCGTCTCGTCCTGACGCCCGGCAACACATCGGACGTGAAGGGCGCCGACCTGCTCATCAACGAAACAGCGGGAATGAAGCGGGTGATCGCCGACCGCGGCTACGACGCCAATCGCATTAGGACCATCCTGCGCGAACAGGGCACGACCCCGGTGATCCCCGGCCGCCGCAACCGCAAGCGCCCGATCCAATATGACAAACGCCGCTACAAAGATCGCTGGCGGGTCGAGGCTATGTTCTGCCGCCTCAAGGATTTCCGCCGGATCGCTACTCGCTACGACAAGCTTGCACGAAACTTCCTCTCAGCCGTAAGCCTCGCTGCCGCTGTGGCTTTCTGGCTCTGA